In Spiroplasma sp. SV19, one DNA window encodes the following:
- a CDS encoding AAA domain-containing protein, with protein MDWKVEYKKLIKEKQELDLKNLHIKFAKHAIFNIEILSQEYPKLYAKFRNLIENSKRLPTLKKIMETYKVFISEIFPIIISSIEGGITLFPNKKGSIDYVIFDEASQIFLERGISLMNRGQKVIVAGDGKQLQPSNFFMKNLDDYDDEEDDIDEFKASEYSSLLEFATIFFAKEMLNYHYRSENRELIEFSNKIFYEGKLIVCEKPHNKQNAIEVRNVDGKWINQTNEVEANAVVQEVLHILDNRKNNETIGVVAFNKNQANLILDKLEKINDPLVEWEMSGKSDINKCLFVKNLEEVQGDERDIIIFSVAFAKDNVTGRLKRNFGPINKANGENRINVAVSRAIKKIIVVKSINGSDFGYDISNLKEGAKVFADYINYVDYLQSSKLDDEIFQSIWSKYLIEYDNENHYQQMDSILEEEIYTQLKLHLNTERFEIIPQVKQSGFRIDLGIKDKTTNSFVLAIECDGHAYHSKPMDRARDIWRQSILESNDWKFERISSLQWWKGNQKKVINRVLKRIEELT; from the coding sequence GTATGCAAAATTTAGAAATTTAATAGAAAATAGTAAAAGATTACCAACACTTAAAAAAATTATGGAGACATATAAAGTCTTTATTTCTGAAATTTTTCCAATTATTATTTCTTCAATTGAAGGTGGAATAACACTATTTCCAAATAAAAAAGGAAGTATTGACTATGTGATTTTTGATGAAGCATCACAAATCTTTTTAGAACGAGGTATTAGTTTAATGAATCGTGGTCAAAAAGTTATTGTGGCAGGGGATGGCAAACAATTACAACCATCAAATTTTTTTATGAAAAATCTTGATGATTATGATGATGAAGAAGATGATATTGATGAATTTAAAGCTAGTGAGTATTCATCACTACTAGAATTTGCGACTATTTTCTTTGCAAAAGAAATGTTGAATTATCATTATCGTTCAGAAAACCGTGAGTTAATTGAATTTTCTAATAAAATATTTTATGAAGGAAAACTAATAGTTTGTGAAAAACCTCATAATAAACAAAATGCAATTGAAGTTCGGAATGTTGATGGAAAATGAATTAATCAAACGAATGAAGTTGAAGCAAATGCTGTTGTGCAAGAGGTCCTTCATATTTTAGATAATAGAAAAAACAATGAGACAATCGGAGTTGTTGCTTTTAATAAAAATCAGGCAAATTTAATTTTGGATAAATTAGAAAAAATAAATGATCCATTAGTTGAATGAGAAATGAGTGGTAAATCAGATATTAATAAATGTCTATTTGTGAAAAATCTTGAAGAAGTGCAAGGAGATGAAAGAGATATTATTATCTTTTCAGTTGCGTTTGCAAAAGATAATGTTACAGGTCGTTTGAAACGAAACTTTGGTCCTATTAATAAAGCAAATGGTGAAAATCGAATTAATGTTGCGGTTTCGCGAGCTATTAAAAAAATTATTGTTGTAAAATCAATTAATGGCTCTGATTTTGGTTATGATATTTCAAATCTAAAAGAAGGTGCAAAAGTATTTGCTGATTATATTAATTATGTTGATTATTTGCAATCATCCAAGTTAGATGATGAGATTTTTCAATCAATTTGAAGTAAATATCTGATAGAATATGACAATGAGAATCATTATCAACAAATGGATAGTATTTTAGAAGAAGAAATTTATACTCAGTTGAAGCTTCATTTAAACACAGAAAGATTTGAAATCATTCCCCAAGTGAAACAATCTGGTTTTCGGATTGATTTGGGAATTAAGGATAAAACAACGAATAGTTTTGTGTTAGCAATTGAGTGTGATGGCCATGCATATCATTCTAAACCAATGGATCGGGCTCGAGATATTTGGCGACAATCAATTTTAGAAAGTAATGATTGAAAATTTGAACGAATTTCATCGTTACAATGGTGAAAAGGAAATCAAAAGAAAGTAATTAATCGAGTTTTAAAAAGAATAGAGGAGTTAACTTAA